The window AGCTTTTCCCCCTCCGGCCAGTCCCCATACCCGCTATCCCCATTGATATGCCCGGCGTCGCCAATCTCGACGAAGCGGCTGCCCCACGCCTGGGCAAACGCGCGTGCGCGTTCGATCGATACGTACGGATCGTCGGTGCTGGCCACCACAATGCTTGGAAACGGCAGCTTTTCCAGCCGCATCGGCGCAAACCCCACCGCTTCTGACGGAAACGACGCGCTTTCCGCGTCGGCCGGCGCCACCAGAAACGCGCCGCCGATGCTCAGCACCGACTCCGAACGCGCCCAATGCGCCACCAAACCGCACGACAAACTGTGCGCCACCAGGATAGGCGGACCTTCGCTCATGGCAATCGCCGCAT of the Massilia violaceinigra genome contains:
- a CDS encoding RBBP9/YdeN family alpha/beta hydrolase, translating into MDCDVLTLAGIWNSGPSHWQTHWEQRNPAWKRVAHRDWNNPDRQEWVDELDAAIAMSEGPPILVAHSLSCGLVAHWARSESVLSIGGAFLVAPADAESASFPSEAVGFAPMRLEKLPFPSIVVASTDDPYVSIERARAFAQAWGSRFVEIGDAGHINGDSGYGDWPEGEKLLGEFCKQVSG